One part of the Cottoperca gobio chromosome 14, fCotGob3.1, whole genome shotgun sequence genome encodes these proteins:
- the LOC115018948 gene encoding olfactory receptor 6C4-like, with amino-acid sequence MDFFNSALGKNISFVRPEYFIISGFNGIPYIHYYYVFLFCVYIVAVLGNTAVMAIIYLDHNLRTPKYVVVFNLAFVDLFGSSALVPKILDIFLFNHQYIPYSDCLAFLFFCFTSLSMQVLNLVALSYDRLIAITFPLHYQVKVTHRFMLSLIACFWVFVIIAVLISVGLLTRLSFCKSVVINSYFCDHGQIYRLACNDYTPSRVIGVLLVVVILWFPLTFILFTYLCIGYALSKVATVQERVKAFKTCTAHLSLVAIYFIPLLITFTFMGKLHPNARIINLSLTSVFPPMLNPIIYVLQTQEIKESVKKELKRKIPKFR; translated from the coding sequence ATGGATTTTTTCAACTCAGCTCTTGGAAAAAACATCAGTTTTGTGCGTCCTGAATATTTCATAATAAGTGGATTTAATGGCATACCTTATATCCACTATTACTatgtctttctcttttgtgtttatattgttgCAGTGCTGGGGAACACAGCTGTGATGGCAATAATATACTTGGACCATAATCTAAGAACTCCAAaatatgttgtagtttttaatttagCATTTGTGGACCTGTTTGGTAGTTCTGCTTTGGTGCCGAAGATTCTTGACATATTTCTGTTTAACCATCAGTACATCCCCTACAGCGACTGCTTggctttcctttttttctgcttCACCAGCCTTTCAATGCAGGTTCTTAATCTGGTTGCACTCTCCTATGACAGACTGATAGCGATCACCTTCCCACTGCACTATCAAGTGAAGGTGACCCACAGGTTCATGCTGTCTCTGATTGCCTGTTTCTGGGTCTTTGTTATAATTGCTGTACTCATTTCAGTTGGTCTTCTCACAAGACTTTCCTTCTGTAAGTCTGTGGTTATTAACAGCTATTTCTGTGACCATGGACAGATATACCGGCTGGCCTGCAATGACTATACACCCTCCCGTGTCATTGGTGTGTTGTTAGTAGTCGTTATTCTTTGGTTTCCACTAACATTTATcctgtttacttatttatgtaTAGGCTATGCATTGTCTAAAGTAGCCACAGTTCAGGAAAGAGTGAAGGCCTTTAAAACGTGCACAGCTCATCTCTCATTAGTGGCAATATATTTTATCCCACTGTTAATCACATTTACCTTTATGGGAAAATTACATCCAAATGCCAGGATCATAAACTTGTCTCTGACCTCCGTATTTCCTCCCATGTTGAACCCAATCATTTATGTTCTGCAGACACAAGAAATCAAAGAATCTGtgaaaaaagaattaaaaagaaaaattccCAAATTTCGGTGA